A stretch of the Azorhizobium caulinodans ORS 571 genome encodes the following:
- a CDS encoding methyl-accepting chemotaxis protein, whose protein sequence is MRLSIKLTLLALFGLVSLIMAALCGSSLLTAYKRDLAAAEAQAYAEIDRGLFQAFTTLRTERSDSAAALSRPLDAMPPLVAGIAKRREKVDAGFAVALTELSSQGTPEAKDLAGRVEGIRKAIKDLRADIDRALQLPPDSRDKTLSTRIYDVTVRELDRLDDVSQDIGKRIRSLDISLTPYLSVRGTTGIVRNSEGNTVLAVSNALRKGEPLAPKDLTEVQAEEVRGQLGWSMVKEEVDNKDIPASLREAVAKADSAFFSGSFKTLKEDTLKTLSNGGKPPLTLDQWRSAAVPALETIGAVAITAMDEMADAAGAAAGRARASLALYAGLLVVALLIAGAGLVVVIRRVTRPISGLTATMQRLADGDLAVDVAGTRRHDEVGSMAKAVLVFKEEMARNTALEAEAKAAHVQAEAERREGMLKLAAEFESAVGGIIGSVASASTQLHGTARTMAEAARRTSEKSTAVAAAAEEASTNVVMVASSAEELGSSVDEIGRQVQQSAEMSSVAVAEAQKTGTVIQDLAQAASRIGDVVGLISSIAEQTNLLALNATIEAARAGDAGKGFAVVASEVKALATQTAKATEEIESQIGAIQATTKQAVQVIEGVGSQIRKMSDVATSISAAVEEQGVATREIVRNVDQAATGTNSVTAHISEVAQTADETGSAAGQVLTAAAALTDQAKRLEAEMQRFLGTVRTA, encoded by the coding sequence GTGCGCCTGTCCATCAAGCTCACCCTGCTGGCGCTGTTCGGGCTGGTCAGCCTGATCATGGCCGCGCTCTGCGGCTCTTCGCTGCTCACCGCCTACAAGCGCGATCTCGCCGCCGCCGAAGCACAGGCCTATGCGGAAATCGACCGCGGGCTGTTCCAGGCCTTCACCACCCTGCGCACCGAGCGCTCGGACAGCGCCGCCGCGCTCTCCCGCCCACTCGACGCCATGCCGCCGCTGGTGGCCGGCATCGCCAAGCGCCGGGAGAAGGTGGACGCCGGCTTCGCAGTCGCTCTCACAGAACTGTCCAGCCAGGGGACGCCGGAGGCGAAGGATCTCGCCGGCCGCGTGGAGGGCATCCGCAAGGCCATCAAGGATCTGCGCGCGGACATCGACCGCGCCCTCCAGCTGCCGCCCGACAGCCGCGACAAGACGCTGAGCACCCGCATCTATGACGTGACCGTCCGCGAGCTGGATCGGCTCGACGACGTTTCGCAGGACATCGGCAAGCGCATCCGCAGCCTCGACATCTCGCTGACGCCCTATCTCTCCGTGCGCGGCACCACAGGCATCGTGCGCAATTCCGAAGGCAACACCGTTCTTGCCGTCAGCAATGCCCTGCGCAAGGGCGAGCCGCTCGCGCCGAAGGATCTCACGGAGGTCCAGGCGGAAGAGGTGCGCGGCCAGCTCGGCTGGTCGATGGTCAAGGAAGAGGTCGACAACAAGGACATCCCGGCTTCGCTGCGGGAGGCCGTCGCCAAGGCCGACAGTGCCTTCTTCTCCGGCAGCTTCAAGACGCTGAAGGAAGACACGCTTAAGACCCTGAGCAACGGCGGCAAGCCACCGCTGACGCTCGACCAGTGGCGGAGCGCCGCCGTGCCCGCGCTGGAAACCATCGGTGCCGTCGCCATTACCGCCATGGACGAGATGGCCGACGCTGCGGGTGCCGCCGCCGGACGCGCCCGCGCGTCCCTCGCGCTCTATGCCGGGCTGCTGGTGGTGGCCCTCCTGATCGCCGGCGCCGGGCTCGTGGTGGTGATCCGCCGCGTCACCCGGCCCATCTCCGGCCTCACCGCCACCATGCAGCGCCTCGCCGACGGGGATCTCGCGGTGGACGTGGCCGGCACCCGACGCCACGACGAAGTGGGCTCCATGGCCAAGGCCGTGCTCGTCTTCAAGGAAGAGATGGCCCGCAACACGGCCCTGGAAGCCGAGGCCAAGGCCGCCCACGTGCAGGCCGAGGCCGAGCGGCGCGAGGGGATGCTGAAGCTCGCCGCCGAATTCGAGAGTGCGGTGGGCGGCATCATCGGCAGCGTTGCCTCCGCCTCCACCCAGCTCCACGGCACCGCCCGCACCATGGCGGAGGCCGCACGCCGCACCTCGGAGAAGTCCACCGCCGTCGCGGCGGCCGCCGAGGAAGCCTCCACCAACGTGGTCATGGTCGCCTCTTCCGCCGAGGAACTGGGTTCTTCCGTGGATGAGATCGGCCGCCAGGTGCAGCAGTCGGCCGAGATGTCAAGCGTCGCCGTCGCCGAGGCGCAGAAGACCGGCACGGTCATCCAGGATCTGGCGCAGGCCGCGTCCCGCATCGGCGACGTGGTGGGGCTCATCTCCTCCATCGCCGAGCAGACCAACCTCCTCGCCCTCAATGCCACCATCGAGGCGGCGCGGGCGGGGGATGCCGGGAAGGGCTTTGCGGTGGTCGCCTCCGAGGTGAAGGCGCTGGCCACCCAGACCGCCAAGGCGACGGAGGAGATCGAGAGCCAGATCGGCGCCATCCAGGCCACCACCAAGCAGGCGGTGCAGGTCATCGAAGGCGTCGGCTCGCAGATCCGCAAGATGAGCGACGTGGCCACCAGCATCTCCGCCGCCGTCGAGGAGCAGGGCGTCGCCACCCGCGAGATCGTCCGCAACGTCGACCAGGCGGCCACCGGCACCAACAGCGTGACCGCCCACATCTCGGAAGTGGCCCAGACCGCCGACGAGACCGGTTCCGCTGCCGGCCAGGTGCTCACCGCCGCCGCCGCCCTCACCGATCAGGCCAAGCGCCTCGAAGCGGAAATGCAGCGCTTCCTCGGCACGGTCCGCACGGCCTGA
- a CDS encoding methyl-accepting chemotaxis protein produces MKLTIKTTLIGLFSVISATIAALCIGSLSSALKSNSDAATALQYVTAAHDLFSAYSNLRLERADGGFALPATPDKMGPLIETMNARRKTVNTGMDGTVAALQKLDLPQAKALLRQVSGDYQTIQNLRSDLDSALQRPKESRDPALLPRYMKEMADVIKRMEATMEAVDTEIRMVEAGLLRFITLRSSAGALRTAAGDAALLISVALREGRAFTAAETATITGANAKIDLAWSQTRSFGNAVDMPAGIRSAVATAERTFFVDPVKAMRDDLAKSLATAPVKTTGIDDWRNKIIPALDDLTNISLAAMVSLSEEAEAIADGARKTLFFYAGLIVFALAMVVAGLLVVITRVTRPISGLTSTMQALAGGNLDVAVPNTERHDEVGAMAKALLVFKEEMARNAALEAEAEAARLKAEAERREGMMRLAAEFESAVGGIIGSVASASTQLHGTARTMAEAARRTSEKSTAVAAAAEEASTNVVMVASSAEELGSSVDEIGRQVQQSAEMSNVAVAEAQKTGTVIQDLAQAASRIGDVVGLISSIAEQTNLLALNATIEAARAGDAGKGFAVVASEVKALATQTAKATEEIESQIGAIQATTKQAVQVIEGVGSQIRKMSDVATSISAAVEEQGVATREIVRNVDQAATGTNSVTAHISEVAQTADETGSAAGQVLTAAAALTDQAKRLEAEMQRFLGTVRAA; encoded by the coding sequence ATGAAGTTGACCATCAAGACGACCCTGATCGGTCTGTTTTCCGTCATCAGCGCAACCATTGCCGCCCTGTGCATCGGCTCGCTGTCTTCGGCCCTGAAGAGCAACAGCGACGCGGCGACCGCGCTCCAGTATGTGACCGCCGCCCACGATCTGTTTTCCGCCTACAGCAACCTGCGTCTGGAACGGGCCGACGGCGGCTTTGCCCTGCCGGCGACACCGGACAAGATGGGCCCGCTCATCGAGACCATGAATGCCCGCCGCAAGACCGTGAACACGGGCATGGACGGGACGGTCGCAGCCCTCCAGAAGCTCGATCTGCCGCAGGCGAAGGCGCTGCTCCGGCAGGTTTCCGGCGACTACCAGACCATCCAGAACCTGCGCTCGGACCTCGACAGCGCGCTCCAGCGGCCCAAGGAGAGCCGCGATCCCGCGCTGCTGCCGCGCTACATGAAGGAGATGGCGGACGTCATCAAGCGCATGGAAGCCACCATGGAGGCGGTGGACACCGAGATCCGCATGGTGGAGGCCGGCCTCCTGCGCTTCATCACGCTGCGCAGTTCGGCCGGCGCCCTGCGGACCGCCGCCGGTGATGCGGCGCTGCTCATCAGCGTCGCGCTGCGCGAGGGCCGCGCCTTCACGGCGGCGGAAACGGCGACGATCACGGGCGCGAATGCCAAGATCGACCTTGCCTGGTCGCAGACCCGCAGCTTCGGCAATGCCGTGGACATGCCCGCCGGTATCCGAAGCGCCGTCGCCACGGCCGAGCGCACCTTCTTCGTGGATCCGGTGAAGGCCATGCGGGACGACCTCGCCAAGAGCCTTGCCACCGCCCCGGTGAAGACGACGGGCATCGACGACTGGCGCAACAAGATCATTCCCGCGCTCGACGACCTCACCAACATCAGCCTCGCCGCCATGGTCAGTCTCTCGGAAGAGGCCGAAGCCATCGCCGACGGGGCTCGCAAGACCCTGTTCTTCTATGCCGGCCTGATCGTGTTCGCGCTGGCCATGGTGGTGGCCGGTCTCCTGGTGGTCATCACCCGTGTCACCCGGCCGATCAGCGGCCTCACCTCGACCATGCAGGCCCTCGCGGGCGGCAATCTCGATGTGGCGGTACCGAATACCGAGCGGCACGATGAGGTGGGCGCCATGGCCAAGGCCCTTCTAGTCTTCAAGGAGGAGATGGCCCGGAATGCGGCTCTGGAAGCCGAAGCCGAGGCGGCCCGCCTCAAGGCCGAGGCGGAGCGCCGCGAAGGCATGATGCGCCTCGCTGCCGAGTTCGAGAGCGCGGTGGGCGGCATCATCGGCAGCGTGGCCTCCGCCTCCACCCAGCTCCACGGCACTGCCCGCACGATGGCGGAAGCCGCACGCCGCACCTCGGAGAAGTCCACGGCGGTGGCAGCGGCCGCCGAGGAAGCCTCCACCAACGTGGTCATGGTCGCCTCCTCCGCCGAGGAACTGGGTTCCTCCGTGGACGAGATCGGCCGGCAGGTGCAGCAGTCGGCCGAGATGTCCAACGTCGCCGTCGCCGAGGCGCAGAAGACCGGCACGGTCATCCAGGATCTGGCGCAGGCCGCGTCCCGCATCGGCGACGTGGTGGGGCTCATCTCCTCCATCGCCGAGCAGACCAACCTCCTCGCCCTCAACGCCACCATCGAGGCGGCGCGAGCCGGCGACGCCGGCAAGGGCTTCGCGGTGGTCGCCTCCGAGGTGAAGGCGCTGGCCACCCAGACCGCCAAGGCGACGGAAGAGATCGAGAGCCAGATCGGCGCCATCCAGGCCACCACCAAGCAGGCGGTGCAGGTCATCGAGGGCGTCGGCTCGCAGATCCGCAAGATGAGCGACGTGGCCACCAGCATCTCCGCCGCCGTCGAGGAGCAGGGCGTCGCCACCCGCGAAATCGTCCGCAACGTCGACCAGGCCGCCACCGGCACCAACAGCGTGACCGCCCACATCTCGGAAGTGGCCCAAACCGCCGACGAGACCGGTTCCGCCGCCGGGCAGGTGCTCACCGCCGCCGCCGCCCTCACCGATCAGGCCAAGCGCCTCGAAGCGGAAATGCAGCGCTTCCTCGGCACAGTCCGCGCCGCCTGA
- a CDS encoding methyl-accepting chemotaxis protein translates to MNLSIKTTLIALFSVISAILAAICITSLLTAYRHNQTAEDAVRYVRADHGLFGAYSAYRLERADAGSVLPLPAERAQPVITGMMQRRVTSDTGIGVALAQLDALGVPEARAIAEKLRTVHAAIKRQRADVDAALQLPLEARDSKLGGRIMTESLGLLSQMEQTTDAVERQIRILEPSLLRFIVVRAAAGTARMGAGDASLIISAALREKRVFTPANTINFAAHNAQVQTGWTEVKTMVDAPDMPETLKSAMAKAQDHYFSGPVKTLRDQLAEDLSNGKLANVDAETWRGQSVPALESLAAVGLAAVDSLAKAADGLASDAWHLLLTYAGLLIVSLAAAIIGLVVVIGRVTRPISGLTAAVQALAGGNLAIEIPNTHRQDEVGSMAKAVLVFKEEMARNAALEAEAEAARLKAEAERREGMMRLAAEFESAVGGIIGSVASASTQLHGTARTMAEAARRTSEKSTAVAAAAEEASTNVVMVASSAEELGSSVDEIGRQVQQSAEMSSVAVAEAQKTGTVIQDLAQAASRIGDVVGLISSIAEQTNLLALNATIEAARAGDAGKGFAVVASEVKALATQTAKATEEIESQIGAIQATTKQAVQVIEGVGSQIRKMSDVATSISAAVEEQGVATREIVRNVDQAATGTNSVTAHISEVAQTADETGSAAGQVLTAAAALTDQAKRLEAEMQRFLGTVRAA, encoded by the coding sequence ATGAATTTATCGATCAAAACCACATTGATCGCACTTTTCTCGGTGATCAGCGCCATTCTGGCGGCCATTTGCATCACGTCTCTGCTCACGGCCTACCGCCACAACCAGACCGCGGAAGACGCGGTCCGCTACGTCCGCGCGGACCACGGTCTCTTCGGCGCCTATTCGGCCTATCGGCTGGAACGGGCCGACGCCGGCTCGGTCCTCCCCCTTCCCGCGGAAAGGGCCCAGCCGGTCATCACCGGCATGATGCAGCGCCGCGTGACCTCCGATACCGGCATCGGCGTCGCCCTCGCGCAGCTTGACGCGCTCGGCGTGCCAGAGGCGCGCGCCATCGCCGAAAAGCTGCGCACCGTCCACGCCGCCATCAAGCGGCAGCGGGCCGACGTCGACGCCGCGCTCCAGCTTCCGCTGGAGGCACGCGACAGCAAGCTCGGCGGACGGATCATGACCGAATCCCTCGGCCTGCTCAGCCAGATGGAACAGACCACCGACGCGGTGGAACGCCAGATCCGCATTCTGGAACCGAGCCTGCTGCGCTTCATCGTGGTGCGCGCCGCCGCCGGCACCGCGCGCATGGGCGCGGGCGATGCGTCGCTGATCATCAGCGCCGCCCTGCGCGAAAAGCGTGTCTTCACGCCGGCCAACACCATCAATTTCGCCGCTCATAATGCACAGGTCCAGACCGGATGGACCGAGGTGAAGACGATGGTGGATGCTCCGGACATGCCGGAGACGCTGAAGTCCGCCATGGCCAAGGCGCAGGACCATTATTTCTCCGGCCCCGTGAAGACCCTGCGCGACCAGCTCGCCGAGGATCTGTCCAACGGCAAGCTGGCCAACGTGGATGCGGAAACCTGGCGCGGCCAGTCCGTCCCGGCGCTGGAAAGCCTCGCTGCGGTCGGGCTTGCCGCCGTGGACAGCCTCGCCAAGGCCGCCGACGGCCTCGCCTCGGACGCCTGGCATCTGCTGCTCACCTATGCGGGCCTGCTGATCGTTTCTCTGGCGGCCGCGATCATTGGCCTCGTGGTGGTGATCGGCCGGGTGACGCGCCCCATCTCCGGGCTGACGGCCGCGGTGCAGGCGCTGGCCGGCGGCAATCTCGCCATCGAGATCCCCAATACCCACCGTCAGGATGAAGTGGGCTCCATGGCCAAGGCCGTGCTCGTCTTCAAGGAAGAGATGGCCCGGAATGCGGCTCTGGAAGCCGAAGCCGAGGCGGCCCGCCTCAAGGCCGAGGCGGAGCGCCGCGAAGGCATGATGCGCCTCGCTGCCGAATTCGAGAGCGCGGTGGGCGGCATCATCGGCAGCGTCGCCTCCGCCTCCACCCAGCTCCACGGCACCGCCCGCACCATGGCGGAAGCCGCACGCCGCACCTCGGAGAAGTCCACGGCGGTCGCCGCAGCCGCCGAGGAAGCCTCAACCAACGTCGTCATGGTCGCCTCCTCCGCCGAAGAACTGGGTTCTTCCGTGGATGAGATCGGCCGCCAGGTGCAGCAGTCGGCCGAGATGTCCAGCGTCGCCGTCGCCGAGGCGCAGAAGACCGGCACGGTCATCCAGGATCTGGCGCAGGCCGCGTCCCGCATCGGCGACGTGGTGGGGCTCATCTCCTCCATCGCCGAGCAGACCAACCTCCTCGCCCTCAACGCCACCATCGAAGCCGCGCGGGCGGGCGATGCCGGCAAGGGCTTCGCGGTGGTCGCCTCCGAGGTGAAGGCGCTGGCCACCCAGACCGCCAAGGCGACGGAAGAGATCGAGAGCCAGATCGGCGCCATCCAGGCCACCACCAAGCAGGCGGTGCAGGTCATCGAGGGCGTCGGCTCGCAGATCCGCAAGATGAGCGACGTGGCCACCAGCATCTCCGCCGCCGTCGAGGAGCAGGGCGTCGCCACCCGCGAAATCGTCCGCAACGTCGACCAGGCCGCCACCGGCACCAACAGCGTGACCGCCCACATCTCGGAAGTGGCCCAAACCGCCGACGAGACCGGTTCCGCCGCCGGGCAGGTGCTCACCGCCGCCGCCGCCCTCACCGATCAGGCCAAGCGCCTCGAAGCGGAAATGCAGCGCTTCCTCGGCACAGTCCGCGCCGCCTGA
- a CDS encoding amino acid ABC transporter ATP-binding protein: MQPIVQASDVRKHFDTHCVLDGVSLAALEGQLISLIGPAGCGKSTLLRCLNGLDVPDSGTIEIDGVTWARAAGGRAPAPEVAHELRRTVAMVFQGDSLFPHRTLLQNVMMAPMMVLGVSRDEAAMGAELLLRKVGLFAEMDRYPAHLSAGQQQRGAIARALAMSPKVMLYDEPTSALDGGMAQEVLDTIALLKDDGLTQIIATHELGFARAASDSVMFMQNGAVVETAPGDAMFRAPQDVRVQRFFQLFA; encoded by the coding sequence ATGCAGCCGATTGTTCAGGCGAGCGACGTGCGCAAGCATTTCGATACGCACTGCGTGCTCGATGGCGTGAGCCTCGCTGCGCTGGAGGGGCAGCTCATCTCCCTCATCGGCCCCGCCGGCTGCGGAAAATCAACGCTGCTGCGGTGCCTCAACGGCCTCGACGTGCCGGATTCCGGCACCATCGAGATCGACGGCGTGACCTGGGCGCGCGCGGCCGGCGGGCGCGCACCGGCACCGGAGGTGGCGCACGAGCTGCGCCGGACGGTCGCCATGGTGTTCCAGGGCGACAGCCTCTTTCCCCACCGTACGTTGCTCCAGAATGTGATGATGGCGCCCATGATGGTGCTCGGCGTATCCCGCGACGAGGCGGCCATGGGCGCCGAGCTCCTGCTCAGGAAGGTGGGGCTGTTCGCGGAGATGGACCGCTATCCCGCCCATCTGTCCGCTGGCCAGCAGCAGCGCGGCGCCATCGCCCGCGCGCTCGCAATGAGCCCCAAGGTGATGCTCTATGACGAGCCGACCTCGGCCCTCGACGGCGGCATGGCACAGGAGGTGCTGGACACCATCGCCCTGCTGAAGGACGACGGCCTGACCCAGATCATCGCCACCCACGAACTCGGCTTCGCGCGGGCCGCCTCCGACAGCGTGATGTTCATGCAGAACGGTGCGGTGGTCGAGACCGCGCCGGGCGATGCCATGTTCCGCGCGCCGCAGGATGTCCGCGTGCAGCGCTTTTTCCAGCTCTTCGCCTGA
- a CDS encoding ABC transporter substrate-binding protein/permease (The N-terminal region of this protein, as described by TIGR01726, is a three transmembrane segment that identifies a subfamily of ABC transporter permease subunits, which specificities that include histidine, arginine, glutamine, glutamate, L-cystine (sic), the opines (in Agrobacterium) octopine and nopaline, etc.) encodes MRAVLAALALAVLALPAGGMMAAAPARAQSISSLTDYLTRDTTAKAPPPALTAPPPVLRYGADVGRGAPYIFRDPAAPARIVGFEVDLMAQLGARLSRLPVLVQSEAETLRPSLVSGLYELAVGGLDVAAPGQAGVEFTIPYYATFGQIVIRRDQPAINRIDALKGMTIGVLKGSRLRDTLAAVPDVVLRVFDTAPEAYAALKAGSLEAVVTDYPVALYHAQHDPAVMFTGPPVGRIEYGLALKAGAQPALLGALNTAIYAMSRDGTLRELLDRWELWTPVMAQETGDTRPLQAQPTAREYVLALTMPDGIVPRLERYVRFLPQFVRAALTTLEVAVLGLLLALAAGALLAVLHARGGRLLRGATGAYVDVIGGTPLLVLLLFVCYGLPEAGLPIGPFLAGVLALGLHHAAGMAEAYRTRLAVVTRTQMEAAVSLNMSRGQAFKAVVLPQAVRALLPSTARGFVLVLKDSSLVSVILLADLTRTYESVASVHQDFLGIGLLVAAIYLVLGLPFARLAAWAERVAEETLPPVRG; translated from the coding sequence ATGCGTGCGGTCCTTGCGGCCTTGGCCCTGGCAGTGCTTGCGCTGCCGGCCGGCGGGATGATGGCGGCGGCTCCGGCCCGCGCCCAGAGCATCTCCTCCCTCACCGACTATCTCACCCGCGACACCACGGCGAAGGCGCCGCCGCCGGCGCTGACCGCGCCACCGCCCGTCCTGCGCTATGGCGCCGACGTGGGCCGGGGCGCGCCCTATATTTTTCGCGATCCGGCGGCGCCGGCGCGCATCGTGGGCTTCGAGGTGGACCTGATGGCGCAACTGGGCGCGCGTCTCAGTCGCCTGCCGGTGCTGGTGCAGAGCGAGGCCGAGACCCTGCGGCCGAGCCTCGTCTCCGGCCTCTACGAACTGGCGGTCGGGGGCCTCGACGTGGCGGCGCCGGGGCAGGCCGGCGTCGAGTTCACCATTCCCTATTACGCGACCTTCGGGCAGATCGTGATCCGCCGGGACCAGCCGGCCATCAACCGGATCGACGCGCTCAAGGGCATGACCATCGGCGTGCTGAAGGGCAGCCGCCTGCGCGACACGCTGGCGGCCGTGCCGGATGTGGTGCTGCGGGTCTTCGACACCGCGCCGGAGGCCTATGCGGCGCTGAAGGCGGGGAGCCTCGAAGCCGTGGTGACGGACTATCCGGTCGCCCTCTACCACGCCCAGCATGACCCAGCGGTGATGTTCACCGGCCCGCCGGTGGGGCGCATCGAATACGGCCTGGCGCTGAAGGCGGGCGCGCAGCCCGCCCTGCTCGGTGCCCTCAACACCGCCATCTACGCCATGTCCCGCGACGGGACGCTGCGCGAATTGCTGGACCGCTGGGAATTGTGGACGCCGGTGATGGCGCAGGAGACCGGCGACACGCGCCCGCTCCAGGCCCAGCCCACGGCCCGCGAATATGTGCTGGCGCTCACCATGCCCGACGGCATCGTGCCGCGTCTCGAGCGCTATGTGCGCTTCCTGCCCCAGTTCGTGCGCGCGGCGCTGACGACGCTGGAGGTGGCGGTGCTCGGCCTGCTGCTGGCCCTCGCGGCCGGCGCCCTGCTGGCGGTGCTGCACGCACGGGGCGGCCGTCTGCTGCGCGGGGCGACGGGCGCCTATGTGGACGTGATCGGCGGCACGCCGCTTCTCGTGCTGCTGCTGTTCGTCTGTTACGGCCTGCCCGAGGCGGGGCTGCCCATCGGCCCCTTCCTCGCCGGCGTCCTGGCGCTCGGCCTGCATCATGCGGCGGGCATGGCGGAAGCCTATCGCACGCGGCTTGCGGTGGTGACCCGCACGCAGATGGAGGCGGCGGTCTCGCTGAACATGTCGAGGGGGCAGGCATTCAAGGCGGTGGTGCTGCCGCAGGCGGTCCGCGCGCTTCTGCCCTCGACCGCGCGGGGCTTCGTGCTGGTGCTGAAGGATTCCTCCCTCGTCAGCGTCATCCTGCTCGCCGATCTCACCCGCACCTATGAGAGCGTCGCTTCGGTTCACCAGGACTTTCTCGGCATCGGCCTGCTGGTGGCGGCGATCTATCTGGTGCTCGGTCTGCCCTTCGCGCGGCTTGCTGCCTGGGCGGAGCGGGTGGCGGAGGAGACATTGCCGCCGGTACGCGGCTGA
- a CDS encoding aspartate aminotransferase family protein translates to MDQVTDTGALARQLNVDPYWAPFTSNRRFKADPSDRTMISAEGCYFTNANGVKLFDGSSGLWCTPLGHSHPRIVEAVTKQVRSLDYAPSFQVASATTIQLAERVAEMAPEGLNRVFFANSGSEAVDTALKIAMGYHRLTGNATRTRFIGREKGYHGVGFGGMSVGGIVANRKMFAPGMVNGVDHLPHTYDQSKMAFSKGQPAWGAHLADELERIVALHDASTIAAVIVEPMQGSAGVIVPPIGYLERLREICTKHGILLIFDEVITGFGRTGWAFAAQRLGVVPDMITFAKAITNGIIPMGGVIARQEIYEAFMSGPPAAIEFCHGYTYSGHPMAAAAAHATLDVYEEEDLFGRVRALEPLMEAEFHSLKGEPNVVDVRNFGLTAAVELSPSAAGPSMRALSIFEAGLKQGLYMRYTGESLAFSPPFISTEQQIKDMVAILRKLIRDAA, encoded by the coding sequence ATGGATCAGGTGACCGACACCGGCGCGCTCGCGCGTCAGCTCAATGTGGATCCCTACTGGGCGCCGTTTACCTCCAACCGCCGCTTCAAGGCCGACCCGTCCGACCGCACGATGATCTCGGCGGAAGGCTGCTACTTCACCAATGCCAATGGCGTGAAGCTGTTCGACGGCTCCTCGGGCCTGTGGTGCACGCCGCTCGGCCATTCCCACCCGCGCATCGTCGAAGCGGTGACCAAGCAGGTCCGCTCGCTCGACTACGCCCCGTCCTTCCAGGTGGCGAGCGCCACCACCATCCAGCTCGCCGAGCGCGTGGCCGAGATGGCGCCCGAGGGCCTCAACCGCGTGTTCTTTGCCAATTCCGGCTCGGAAGCGGTGGATACGGCGCTGAAGATCGCCATGGGTTATCACCGGCTTACGGGGAACGCCACGCGCACCCGCTTCATCGGCCGTGAAAAGGGCTATCACGGCGTCGGCTTCGGCGGCATGTCGGTGGGCGGCATCGTCGCCAACCGCAAGATGTTTGCCCCCGGCATGGTGAACGGCGTCGATCACCTGCCCCACACCTATGACCAGTCGAAGATGGCCTTCTCCAAGGGTCAGCCGGCCTGGGGCGCGCATCTCGCCGACGAACTGGAGCGCATCGTTGCGCTGCACGACGCCTCCACCATCGCCGCCGTGATCGTGGAGCCCATGCAGGGCTCGGCCGGCGTCATCGTGCCGCCAATCGGCTATCTCGAGCGCCTGCGCGAAATCTGCACCAAGCACGGCATCCTGCTGATCTTCGACGAAGTGATCACCGGCTTCGGCCGCACCGGCTGGGCGTTTGCCGCCCAGCGCCTCGGCGTCGTCCCGGACATGATCACCTTCGCCAAGGCGATCACCAACGGCATCATCCCCATGGGCGGCGTGATCGCCCGCCAGGAGATCTACGAGGCCTTCATGAGCGGCCCGCCGGCTGCCATCGAGTTCTGCCACGGCTACACCTATTCGGGTCACCCGATGGCCGCCGCCGCCGCCCACGCCACCCTCGACGTGTATGAGGAAGAGGATCTGTTCGGCCGCGTGCGGGCGCTGGAGCCCCTCATGGAAGCCGAGTTCCACAGCCTCAAGGGCGAGCCCAACGTGGTGGACGTGCGCAACTTCGGCCTCACCGCCGCGGTCGAGCTCTCGCCCTCCGCTGCCGGCCCGAGCATGCGGGCGCTCAGCATCTTCGAGGCCGGTCTCAAGCAGGGCCTCTACATGCGCTACACCGGCGAGAGCCTCGCGTTCTCGCCGCCCTTCATCTCCACCGAGCAGCAGATCAAGGACATGGTGGCGATCCTGCGCAAGCTCATCCGCGACGCGGCCTGA